From a single Cydia amplana chromosome 10, ilCydAmpl1.1, whole genome shotgun sequence genomic region:
- the LOC134651475 gene encoding uncharacterized protein LOC134651475, protein MDHEDKSSDFTRVVDSVMSLFGEVMTRDAVCAIVEHCGGDLTEAIDIIVNMSDDSSVSELSNNAPTPAQTIASSHNVAGNLTVSPKPQNTGTVELIIKETESLFVTRDPENANMLVLQPGLSYSGASQSKGAYPKQLPKQGHINSQISIWTPQTKQIVEYHNKGSRTLILMRGLPGSGKSSLARQLVETMCPGMNYKSFIFSTDDFFMHRGRYEFQKYMLPEAHLWNQNKVQEAIGRGLSPIFVDNTNVEIRHMEPYVRAGLRGGYIIEVLEPNTPWAKKVGHLARKNSHDVNISTLKRLLDSFQHCPSGAFIIQIFGLSYPGDKVPPVMRNIPPIFEQDQHDAPSPHQTRQNQVESAGSQSRQAFEVRQNLPYVLKTHAIQQERPTTSHSRADDASNNAHLSLASNQTHAAPTQANFLSPTQQCSHKERIIETMIQEISGDISSVTTNDAETVHVNDPIHKVEFVKLEDVRKQLEQIEKLEEEWENGDAWNDDLKSTANSLSVNAPEFVPKQPRNAKLNSTETDRFLPSSPHYNDWSKISMFMPSWTECQPTSLLDTPNVEVKTATSGTSVEFGDTDVNNTTFKILIATPRDINFYYTGLNEEKIPNKRMLDKSSMTNDHDHIAIETVRCKNEEKHFIAFRKLFKNISKVELRDIFDKCVGDVNWAVDIVLDGMANNQLHTSTGDISDTEDFDDEQCDCLAAYNIIPNVNTQPKSTIPIPDLSPTELAPGISGPSTPKLKKEKNLSESSIQLKRQIEQNVVISDSHYSDHCLKIRKMRRGEVDDGQGGALQQETEDRERYSPIASTSSTSTAAETVAESYLSTDDDDSQTACSDDGERVINVDLGAVFISELDHMFGRNDMLYPDNILTRVNMPVSLLNEINALWIESFMYQLDEQSRQSEIMLRQDEEFARQLALKEEQLAKAGQEPAVPDLKDIMDMELALSIYKKEIMAEWRNNVPNDLAARMTREKLYNLFPDVNPEILSELLMAHENNFQATVEVLLSSTGNAKILEEENGVAKFITTKELERHEKLIEEQKKALSEVEWPLLPKDDKVDMSMVQEYRAKASEHLEQRNLYRLRAESYLARNMPQIATYYSDVSVLHKKKFDHANSLAAASLMQVHAAKNTDKSTIDLHFMRVLEAKETLDLFLDSHIRKLRESQAKGPRFHTLFFITGRGLHSPGGPVIKPATKRRLRERGIAYSERNPGLLTSRVCAEDKLTHEFQ, encoded by the exons ATGGATCATGAGGATAAGAGTTCAGATTTCACGAGAGTTGTTGACTCTGTAATGAGTTTATTCGGTGAAGTGATGACCAGAGATGCAGTCTGCGCAATTGTGGAGCACTGTGGAGGGGACT TGACTGAAGCAATTGATATTATTGTCAACATGTCAGATGATTCTTCTGTCAGTGAATTATCAAATAATGCTCCAACACCCGCTCAAACCATTGCATCTTCACACAATGTTGCGGGAAATCTAACTGTCTCACCAAAACCACAGAATACTGGAACTGTGGAACTCATAATTAAAGAGACAGAAAGTCTATTTGTAACAAGAGACCCAGAAAACGCCAATATGCTGGTATTACAACCTGGATTATCATATTCTGGAGCGTCACAATCCAAAGGAGCTTACCCCAAACAGCTTCCTAAACAAGGACACATCAACTCGCAAATAAGTATATGGACGCCACAAACTAAACAAATTGTTGAATACCACAATAAAGGGAGTAGAACTTTGATTTTAATGAGAGGTCTACCTGGGAGCGGCAAGTCTTCCTTAGCACGGCAACTAGTTGAAACGATGTGCCCAGGCATgaattataaatcattcatatttaGCACCGACGACTTTTTCATGCATAGGGGAAGATATGAATTTCAGAAGTACATGCTTCCCGAGGCACACTTATGGAATCAAAATAAGGTACAAGAAGCAATTGGACGCGGTTTAAGCCCTATTTTCGTCGATAATACTAACGTGGAGATACGGCACATGGAGCCATATGTTAGGGCAGGACTCCGGGGAGGTTACATAATAGAGGTTTTAGAACCTAATACTCCTTGGGCCAAAAAAGTAGGCCACCTGGCCCGAAAAAATTCACATGATGTCAACATTTCGACTTTAAAACGACTGCTGGATTCCTTTCAACATTGCCCGAGCGGTGCTTTTataatacaaatttttgggtTATCATATCCTGGAGATAAAGTCCCTCCAGTAATGAGGAATATTCCACCTATTTTTGAACAAGACCAACATGATGCTCCATCTCCACATCAAACACGTCAAAACCAG GTTGAATCGGCGGGAAGTCAGTCACGCCAGGCATTTGAAGTGAGGCAAAATCTTCCATATGTTTTGAAGACTCATGCGATACAGCAGGAACGTCCTACTACAAGCCACAGCCGAGCTGACGATGCTTCAAATAATGCACACTTGAGTCTAGCGTCAAATCAGACACATGCCGCTCCTACTCAGGCAAACTTCTTATCACCTACGCAACAATGTTCACATAAAGAACGTATTATAGAAACGATGATACAAGAAATATCTGGCGATATTTCCTCTGTAACTACCAATGACGCTGAAACAGTTCATGTCAATGATCCAATCCATAAAGTTGAGTTTGTAAAACTTGAAGATGTGCGAAAGCAGTTAGAGCAAATTGAAAAACTTGAAGAAGAATGGGAAAATGGAGATGCGTGGAATGATGATTTAAAATCAACAGCAAATTCTCTCTCTGTAAATGCTCCAGAGTTTGTTCCTAAACAACCTAGAAATGCTAAACTTAATTCTACAGAAACAGATAGATTTTTGCCATCCAGTCCCCATTATAACGATTGGTCAAAGATTTCAATGTTCATGCCATCATGGACTGAATGTCAACCTACTAGTTTACTGGACACACCAAATGTTGAAGTAAAGACGGCAACAAGTGGCACTAGTGTAGAATTTGGAGACACTGACGTCAATAATACAACCTTTAAAATTCTTATCGCTACACCTAGAGATATTAACTTTTACTACACGGGATTAAATGAAGAAAAGATTCCTAATAAACGAATGTTGGACAAAAGCAGTATGACGAATGATCACGATCACATCGCGATTGAAACTGTTAGGTGCAAAAATGAAGAGAAACACTTTATTGCTTTTAGAAAACTGTTCAAGAATATATCCAAAGTGGAATTGAGAGATATATTTGACAAATGTGTAGGCGATGTAAACTGGGCTGTTGACATTGTTCTAGACGGCATGGCTAATAATCAATTGCACACTAGCACTGGAGACATTTCGGATACAGAAGATTTTGACGACGAACAGTGCGACTGTCTAGCAGCATACAATATAATACCGAACGTTAATACACAGCCGAAATCAACTATACCCATTCCAGATCTAAGCCCAACTGAACTCGCACCAGGAATATCAGGACCTAGTACACCTAAATTGAAAAAAGAGAAGAATCTTTCGGAATCCTCTATACAGCTAAAACGTCAAATAGAGCAAAACGTAGTTATATCTGACAGTCATTACTCTGACCATTgccttaaaataagaaaaatgcgCCGCGGTGAAGTGGACGATGGTCAAGGAGGTGCACTTCAACAAGAAACAGAAGATAGAGAAAGATACAGTCCTATAGCTTCCACAAGTTCCACATCAACTGCTGCCGAAACTGTAGCGGAGTCTTATTTGAgtactgatgatgatgattctcAAACCGCTTGCAGTGATGACGGCGAAAGAGTTATCAACGTTGATTTGGGAGCAGTGTTTATTTCAGAGCTTGACCACATGTTTGGCCGGAACGATATGCTATACCCAGATAACATACTGACAAGAGTGAACATGCCAGTTTCCTTGCTAAATGAAATTAACGCTCTTTGGATTGAGTCGTTTATGTATCAATTAGATGAGCAGTCGCGGCAGTCGGAAATAATGCTACGCCAAGATGAAGAATTTGCGAG GCAGTTGGCTTTAAAAGAAGAACAATTGGCCAAAGCGGGACAAGAACCTGCCGTTCCAGACTTAAAAGACATTATGGACATGGAACTAGCGCTGTCCATTTATAAGAAGGAGATAATGGCAGAATGGCGCAATAATGTGCCAAATGATTTGGCGGCTAGAATGACGAGAGAGAAACTGTACAATTTGTTCCCTGACGTGAATCCAGAAATTCTCTCCGAACTTCTTATGGCTCATGAAAATAATTTCCAAGCTACTGTTGAG GTATTATTATCATCAACTGGCAATGCCAAAATACTGGAAGAAGAAAATGGTGTAGCAAAATTTATAACTACAAAAGAACTAGAACGCCATGAAAAATTGATTGAAGAACAAAAAAAG GCGCTATCGGAAGTGGAGTGGCCCTTGCTACCCAAAGATGACAAGGTTGACATGAGCATGGTGCAGGAGTACCGAGCCAAAGCCAGCGAACATTTGGAGCAGCGGAATCT GTACCGACTGCGAGCCGAAAGCTACCTGGCGCGCAACATGCCTCAAATCGCCACGTACTACTCCGATGTGTCGGTGTTGCATAAGAAGAAGTTCGACCACGCCAACAGCTTGGCGGCTGCCTCCCTGATGCAG GTCCACGCAGCAAAGAACACGGACAAATCCACAATAGACCTCCACTTCATGCGCGTCCTCGAAGCCAAAGAGACGCTGGACCTGTTCCTCGACTCCCACATTCGCAAGTTGCGGGAGTCGCAGGCAAAAGGGCCTCGGTTCCACACGCTGTTCTTTATAACGGGCCGGGGCCTGCACAGTCCGGGGGGGCCGGTCATCAAGCCGGCCACCAAACGGAGGCTTCGTGAGAGGGGCATAGC
- the LOC134651815 gene encoding replication factor C subunit 3: MSLWVDKYRPRDLTKLDFHKDQAVRLKNLVQQSDFPHLLVYGPSGAGKKTRIMCLLRELYGSGVERLRQETMTFTTPSNKKLEIMTVSSNYHIEVNPTDVGIYDRVVIMDLVKNVAQTHQIDSSGQREFKVVILNEVDDLTKDAQHALRRTMEKYVSTCRLILIANSISRVISAIRSRCLTIRVPAPTEKEIASVLYNVCKKEGLNLPSELGLRIAKAADRNIRRALLMCEACKVQQYPFTADQKVPEPDWQVFIRETASMILSEQSPKKLGEVRQKLYELIIHGVPPDMIFGGLLKELVRNCDMAMKCQVASHAAKFEHRMRLGNKPIFHLEAFVAKFMAIYKRFVEESMGDMF, from the coding sequence ATGAGTTTGTGGGTGGACAAATATCGTCCAAGAGATTTGACGAAACTAGATTTTCACAAAGACCAAGCCGTTCGCTTAAAAAATCTAGTTCAACAAAGCGATTTCCCACATTTACTTGTATATGGCCCTTCTGGAGCTGGTAAAAAGACGCGAATCATGTGCTTATTGCGGGAGCTGTACGGTTCAGGAGTGGAGAGGTTAAGGCAAGAAACCATGACTTTTACTACTCCATCTAATAAGAAGCTTGAAATAATGACTGTGAGTAGCAATTACCATATCGAAGTTAACCCAACAGACGTCGGAATTTATGACAGAGTCGTAATTATGGACTTGGTCAAGAATGTTGCACAAACTCATCAGATAGATTCTTCTGGACAAAGAGAATTCAAAGTTGTCATCTTAAACGAAGTCGATGATCTTACCAAGGATGCTCAGCATGCCTTGCGCCGAACAATGGAGAAATACGTGTCCACTTGCCGCCTTATTTTGATAGCGAACTCCATTTCGCGCGTGATATCCGCTATTAGGTCCCGATGTTTGACTATTCGGGTTCCTGCACCTACAGAGAAAGAGATTGCTTCAGTGTTATACAATGTCTGCAAGAAAGAGGGCTTGAATCTGCCATCGGAGCTTGGTTTACGTATTGCCAAAGCAGCTGATAGGAATATCCGAAGGGCTCTGCTAATGTGTGAAGCCTGTAAAGTTCAACAATACCCATTCACTGCCGATCAAAAAGTTCCCGAACCTGACTGGCAAGTGTTTATAAGAGAAACGGCATCTATGATTCTGTCCGAACAGTCTCCAAAGAAGTTAGGAGAGGTGCGCCAGAAGTTGTATGAATTAATAATACACGGTGTGCCACCAGACATGATTTTTGGTGGACTTTTAAAGGAATTGGTTCGGAATTGTGATATGGCGATGAAGTGTCAAGTAGCAAGTCATGCAGCCAAGTTTGAACATAGGATGCGTCTCGGTAACAAACCAATATTTCACTTGGAGGCTTTTGTTGCTAAATTTATGGCAATTTATAAAAGGTTTGTTGAGGAATCTATGGGAGATATGTTTTAA